One stretch of Streptomyces sp. 135 DNA includes these proteins:
- a CDS encoding TetR/AcrR family transcriptional regulator, giving the protein MPKQARALRTYDAVLDAAAYEFARYGYANTNLQKIADQIGLTKGALYGHFSNKEELAAVLSAHLTAAVELPLGEAKASTDPAFDRLRTLMLTLGELFQGDVRARAALRLTLETAQASGVTAALLEETHAVVLRLVGEVQQEGRWEASASAKAVADLLVAAFFGVFWMGSAAERSESGGRVAAMWNVLAHALRGKAGQ; this is encoded by the coding sequence TTGCCGAAGCAAGCACGGGCCTTGCGCACATACGACGCCGTCCTGGACGCCGCCGCCTACGAGTTCGCGCGATACGGGTACGCGAACACCAACTTGCAGAAGATCGCCGACCAGATCGGCCTGACGAAGGGCGCCCTCTACGGCCACTTCTCCAACAAGGAGGAGCTGGCGGCCGTACTGTCCGCCCACCTGACAGCCGCGGTCGAACTCCCCTTGGGCGAGGCGAAGGCCTCCACCGATCCGGCGTTCGACCGGCTGCGGACCCTCATGCTCACCCTCGGGGAACTCTTCCAGGGCGATGTGCGTGCGCGCGCCGCGCTCAGACTGACGCTGGAGACCGCTCAGGCGTCAGGGGTCACGGCGGCCTTGCTGGAGGAGACCCACGCGGTGGTGCTGCGGTTGGTGGGCGAGGTGCAGCAGGAGGGGCGCTGGGAGGCCTCGGCGTCCGCCAAGGCCGTGGCCGACCTGCTCGTGGCCGCGTTCTTCGGTGTGTTCTGGATGGGTTCCGCCGCCGAGCGGTCGGAGTCGGGCGGCCGGGTGGCCGCGATGTGGAACGTCCTGGCCCACGCCCTACGGGGCAAGGCCGGTCAGTGA